In one window of Lampris incognitus isolate fLamInc1 chromosome 3, fLamInc1.hap2, whole genome shotgun sequence DNA:
- the LOC130109551 gene encoding alanine aminotransferase 1-like — MSSLQQVNPRVRGIRASPHRFLQRLSADIQRHITQGVQKPFQEVIDISSGDPQYAGMKPISFVRQVLAVCLLPDLLHDENLPLDARLRAQRLLQCCDGESVGSYTASAGLCLVQQTIAEFITRRDAGVPSYSSNIYIPSGSQRALMVVIKLLARGDGEMRTGVLMPLPCPHTLPMLLDEAGVKLVPYHLREDRGWAVDLDELKAALKMAGGRCEPRAIYISNPGNPTGHVQDRNSIEKVIQFAEDERLFLLVDEVYQDSVFEQDREFISYKRVLFEMGPEYSETVELASFHSLSNSIMGECGLRAGYVELVNVDPAVMLFAETLLCIDISTPVTGQLALELMVNPPKLGDLSYNTYMQEVLFNQATLTENAQRLWESLNGLPGMSCQPAMGGIYVYPRLNMPPGMVDQAEMLGMEPDVLYCQRLLEEEGVLVGAGCENGQEDRNYHLRLCVLVPSPTLQEAVKRLTSFHLRLLARFPQ; from the exons ATGAGCTCCCTACAACAGGTGAACCCCAGGGTGAGGGGGATCAGAGCGTCACCTCACCGCTTCCTTCAGAGGCTGTCCGCTGACATCCAGAGACACATCACACAG ggagTACAGAAACCCTTCCAGGAGGTGATTGACATCAGCTCGGGTGATCCTCAATATGCAGGGATGAAACCCATCTCCTTTGTTCGACAG GTTTTGGCTGTGTGTCTGCTCCCTGACCTCCTGCATGATGAGAATCTACCACTGGATGCGAGGCTGAGGGCGCAGCGACTCCTGCAGTGCTGTGATGGAGAAAGTGTAG GTTCATACACAGCATCTGCTGGACTGTGTCTTGTCCAGCAAACAATCGCTGAGTTCATCACAAGGCGAGATGCTGGAGTGCCCTCATATTCCTCAAATATCTACATCCCCTCTGGTTCTCAGAGGGCCTTGATG GTGGTGATAAAGCTGCTGGCCCGTGGGGATGGGGAGATGCGGACAGGTGTATTGATGCCCCTGCCCTGCCCACACACCCTGCCGATGCTACTAGATGAGGCTGGGGTGAAGCTAGTGCCCTACCATCTGAGAGAAGACAGGGGTTGggctgtagatctggatgagctGAAAGCTGCTCTGAAAATGGCTGGGGGTCGCTGTGAACCCAGGGCCATTTATATAAGTAACCCGGGGAATCCCACAG GCCATGTGCAAGACAGAAACTCAATAGAGAAAGTGATTCAGTTTGCTGAAGATGAGAGACTCTTCCTGTTGGTTGATGAG GTATACCAGGACAGTGTATTTGAACAGGACAGGGAATTTATTTCCTACAAGAGGGTCCTATTTGAGATGGGCCCAGAGTACTCAGAGACAGTGGAACTGGCCTCCTTCCACTCCTTATccaacagcatcatgggaga GTGTGGTCTTAGAGCTGGATACGTGGAGCTGGTCAACGTGGACCCAGCAGTGATGCTGTTTGCTGAGACTCTTCTGTGTATTGATATCAGTACCCCAGTCACAGGACAGCTGGCATTGGAGCTCATGGTTAATCCGCCAAAGCTCGGAGACCTGTCCTATAACACATACATGCAG GAGGTTCTCTTCAATCAGGCTACCCTGACCGAGAATGCTCAGCGGCTTTGGGAGAGTCTGAATGGTTTACCAGGAATGAGCTGTCAGCCAGCGATGGGTGGTATTTATGTTTATCCCCGTTTAAATATGCCACCTGGAATGGTAGATCAAGCTGAG ATGTTAGGAATGGAGCCAGATGTTCTGTACTGTCAGAGATTACTGGAGGAGGAGGGTGTGCTGGTTGGAGCAGGGTGTGAAAACGGCCAGGAAGATAGAAACTACCATCTCAG GCTGTGTGTGCTGGTTCCTAGTCCCACCCTGCAGGAAGCCGTGAAACGCCTCACATCCTTCCACCTGCGCCTCCTGGCCAGATTTCCCCAGTGA